A window of Desmospora profundinema genomic DNA:
TCCCTGGCCCATCGTTTGTCGCGTCGCCTCCATCAAGTTCGGATCGATGGAACATTGGCGTATCTCCGTCCTGATGGCAAAACCCAGGTGACTGTCGAATATGAAGGGGACAAGCCGGTACGAATCGATACCATCGTCGTCTCCACTCAACACTCTGAAGAGGTATCCCTGGAGCAAATCCAAGATGATATCAAACAGCATGTGATTTTGCCCGAAGTTCCGGAAGCGATGTTGGACAATGACACCCGATACTTCATCAACCCGACAGGTCGGTTTGTCATCGGTGGTCCGATGGGGGACGCGGGACTGACGGGGCGCAAGATTATTGTGGACACCTATGGCGGGTATGCCCGTCACGGCGGTGGTGCTTTTTCCGGTAAAGATCCGACCAAAGTGGATCGCTCCGGTGCGTATGCCGCCCGTTACGTTGCCAAAAACCTCGTAGCTGCCGGCCTGGCCAACAAATGTGAGGTGCAATTGGCGTATGCCATTGGAGTGGCCCAGCCGGTATCGATCCGTGTGGATACCTTTGGTACCGGACGGATTGAGGAGGAAAAGCTGGTGGCATTGGTCCGCAGACATTTTGATCTGCGCCCGGCTGGAATTAT
This region includes:
- the metK gene encoding methionine adenosyltransferase encodes the protein MSANLRRSLFTSESVTAGHPDKVCDQISDAVLDEILSRDPNARVACETSVTTGLVLVAGEISTTCYVDIPKIVRDTIRTIGYTRAKYGFDAETCAVLTSIDEQSADIAAGVDEALEKREGSMTEEEIEAIGAGDQGLMFGFATDETPELMPLPISLAHRLSRRLHQVRIDGTLAYLRPDGKTQVTVEYEGDKPVRIDTIVVSTQHSEEVSLEQIQDDIKQHVILPEVPEAMLDNDTRYFINPTGRFVIGGPMGDAGLTGRKIIVDTYGGYARHGGGAFSGKDPTKVDRSGAYAARYVAKNLVAAGLANKCEVQLAYAIGVAQPVSIRVDTFGTGRIEEEKLVALVRRHFDLRPAGIIRQLDLRRPIYRQTAAYGHFGRLDVDLPWERTDQADKLKQEAGL